One Gimesia aquarii DNA segment encodes these proteins:
- the acpP gene encoding acyl carrier protein, translated as MSIEEKVVGIVSEQLGHPKEDITLDSKFIDDLKADSLDIVELVMEFEDEFDVTIPDDDYDKIKTVGDVVGYITEKAS; from the coding sequence GTGTCAATCGAAGAAAAAGTGGTTGGTATCGTTAGCGAACAGTTGGGCCATCCAAAAGAAGATATTACTCTGGACAGTAAATTTATCGATGACTTAAAGGCTGACTCACTAGACATCGTTGAACTCGTTATGGAATTTGAAGACGAGTTTGATGTCACGATTCCCGATGATGATTATGACAAAATTAAAACAGTAGGCGATGTTGTTGGATATATTACTGAGAAAGCCAGTTAA
- the fabF gene encoding beta-ketoacyl-ACP synthase II, with translation MRRRVVVTGVSVVTALGLDVSEFWDKICAGKSGIGPVERFDCSDYKVRFGGEVKDFDATEYTNLTAKDLKRVDRFVQFGLVGAHIAYRQAQLEDFDSDPYRRGVLVGSGIGGLNEIENQHDRLYNQGPTRVSPFMIPKLMVNAASGNISVTYKLKGPNSAVATACASATNAIGDAFKLIQNDVADIMVTGGSEAAVTPMGLSGFARMNALSTRNDDPQSASRPFDRDRDGFVIAEGAGIIVLEEYEHAKKRGIPILAEVIGYGMSADGSHMTAPDPEGRGAGRAMQNAIRDAGINNEDIDYINTHGTSTPLGDVAETAAINTVFGAHVKKMPVSSTKGHLGHLLGASGGVEFVVAVKALQEQTAPPTVNLDEPDEKCNLDYIPQEPREMKINRILKNSFGFGGHNACLVLQNAP, from the coding sequence ATGCGCAGGAGAGTCGTCGTTACCGGGGTGTCTGTTGTAACGGCTTTGGGTTTAGATGTCTCAGAGTTTTGGGACAAAATATGCGCGGGTAAAAGTGGAATTGGTCCCGTGGAGCGCTTTGATTGTTCCGATTACAAAGTGCGCTTCGGTGGCGAAGTCAAAGATTTTGATGCTACTGAATATACTAATCTCACGGCGAAAGATCTGAAACGTGTTGATCGTTTTGTACAATTCGGTCTTGTTGGCGCTCATATTGCTTACCGACAGGCACAATTGGAAGATTTTGATAGTGATCCCTATCGCAGGGGGGTTCTGGTAGGGAGTGGGATTGGTGGTCTGAACGAAATCGAAAATCAGCACGATCGTCTTTATAACCAGGGTCCAACCCGAGTTTCGCCGTTTATGATTCCCAAGCTGATGGTCAATGCCGCCAGTGGAAATATTTCGGTGACTTATAAATTAAAAGGGCCGAACAGCGCTGTTGCTACGGCCTGTGCATCTGCGACAAATGCGATTGGAGATGCATTTAAGTTAATTCAAAATGACGTTGCGGATATTATGGTAACGGGTGGCAGCGAAGCGGCTGTGACGCCGATGGGGCTTTCTGGCTTTGCTCGCATGAATGCGCTTTCGACTCGTAATGATGATCCACAGTCTGCCAGCCGTCCTTTTGATCGTGATCGAGATGGTTTTGTGATAGCTGAAGGGGCTGGCATTATTGTACTTGAAGAGTACGAACATGCCAAAAAACGTGGCATTCCCATCCTGGCGGAAGTCATAGGTTATGGAATGTCGGCTGATGGTTCGCATATGACGGCTCCTGATCCCGAAGGTCGTGGGGCAGGGCGTGCTATGCAGAATGCGATTAGAGATGCTGGTATCAATAACGAAGATATCGACTACATCAATACACACGGGACAAGCACTCCTTTGGGCGATGTTGCAGAAACTGCAGCCATTAATACTGTTTTCGGCGCGCATGTAAAAAAGATGCCTGTTTCCAGTACCAAAGGTCATTTAGGTCATTTGTTAGGTGCGTCAGGTGGGGTTGAGTTTGTTGTCGCTGTCAAAGCGCTGCAAGAACAGACTGCTCCTCCTACGGTTAACCTAGATGAACCTGATGAAAAATGTAATCTCGACTACATTCCTCAAGAGCCGCGTGAGATGAAAATTAATCGAATATTGAAGAATAGTTTTGGATTCGGCGGGCATAATGCGTGTTTAGTTCTTCAAAACGCACCATAG
- the nusA gene encoding transcription termination factor NusA has product MDGKEVLRIVDAIQRDKSIDKEIVFGGIEQAILSAARRHFGDDHELTVEIDRDSGEPTVYCDSEELAQDILGEILGRVAAQTAKQVMIQKIREAERDSVFDEYLEMQHQSVSGTVSRVEGGAVLINLGKIEGILPRGEQIPGESFRVGDRVRAIVLDVRKAGSRVKVILSRTHPDMVRRLFELEIPEVSDRIIDVRSLAREAGYRSKVAVSCIDSSIDCVGACVGMRGARIKNIVDELAGERIDIVRWNDSLQVLVPNSLQPAEVEDVILCPMLGRVIVLVRDDQLPLAIGRKGQNVRLASKLVGWDIEVMTQAELDEQLDKTVEAFSSIPGVSEELAESLVSQGFFSYYDLSVIEPDQLAELGGLTAEQCEQIVEVADRESERVEAEEDAMRAAKKEHPVAANEVEATTEIENVPVSASTETDATDAIESQEPENLEADDTAETSAEEDVNASEITTSLEEETGSDQEPVNVEKTTEDSTEKQD; this is encoded by the coding sequence ATGGACGGTAAGGAAGTTCTTCGGATTGTTGATGCCATTCAACGCGATAAAAGCATTGATAAAGAAATCGTGTTTGGTGGGATTGAACAGGCCATCTTATCCGCTGCGCGCAGGCATTTTGGGGATGATCACGAACTGACAGTTGAAATTGATCGTGATTCTGGTGAGCCGACCGTATATTGTGATTCTGAAGAGTTAGCTCAAGACATTCTTGGTGAAATTCTGGGGCGTGTTGCTGCTCAAACTGCTAAGCAGGTAATGATTCAAAAAATCCGTGAAGCAGAACGTGATTCGGTATTTGATGAATACTTGGAAATGCAACACCAGTCGGTTTCGGGCACTGTATCCCGTGTCGAAGGGGGAGCAGTGCTTATCAACTTGGGGAAGATCGAAGGTATTCTTCCTCGTGGTGAACAGATTCCTGGCGAATCGTTTCGAGTTGGTGATCGCGTGCGGGCAATTGTTCTGGATGTTCGCAAGGCGGGAAGTCGTGTTAAAGTGATTCTTTCCCGAACACACCCGGATATGGTGCGTCGATTATTTGAACTGGAAATTCCTGAAGTCTCAGATCGTATTATTGATGTTCGTTCTTTGGCACGCGAGGCTGGTTACCGGTCAAAAGTTGCTGTTTCCTGTATTGATAGCAGTATTGATTGTGTTGGCGCTTGTGTTGGTATGCGGGGAGCCCGGATTAAGAATATTGTGGATGAGCTTGCTGGTGAGCGCATTGATATTGTTCGTTGGAATGATTCGCTTCAGGTATTGGTTCCCAATTCACTGCAACCAGCCGAAGTAGAAGACGTCATTTTGTGTCCCATGTTGGGGCGTGTGATTGTACTCGTGCGTGATGATCAACTTCCTCTGGCCATTGGTAGAAAAGGACAGAATGTGCGTCTGGCGTCTAAACTGGTCGGCTGGGACATCGAAGTGATGACTCAAGCTGAGTTAGACGAACAGTTAGATAAAACAGTAGAAGCTTTCTCTTCGATTCCTGGAGTCTCTGAAGAATTGGCTGAGAGTTTAGTCTCACAAGGATTCTTTAGTTACTATGATTTATCTGTGATTGAACCTGACCAGTTAGCTGAGTTGGGAGGTCTTACAGCTGAGCAGTGTGAACAGATTGTTGAAGTAGCTGATCGTGAAAGCGAGCGTGTCGAGGCAGAAGAAGATGCGATGCGTGCCGCGAAGAAAGAGCATCCAGTTGCTGCCAACGAAGTAGAAGCTACGACAGAAATAGAAAATGTGCCAGTAAGTGCCTCTACAGAGACTGATGCGACTGACGCGATAGAAAGTCAAGAACCAGAGAATCTTGAAGCTGACGATACTGCAGAAACATCTGCTGAAGAAGACGTCAACGCTTCAGAGATAACGACAAGTTTAGAAGAAGAAACTGGTTCAGATCAAGAACCGGTCAATGTTGAAAAGACAACGGAAGATTCTACAGAAAAGCAGGATTAA
- a CDS encoding beta-ketoacyl-[acyl-carrier-protein] synthase family protein → MNTESQPRILITGMGILSPIGVGVEAFQDSLLSGKSGIKKSELYSYLAVPDIGVGEVSDFTESSAKKQYLKKQRKSIKVMCREIQMGVASANLAMEDSELDLSTIDSERFGIEFGANLMLSPPSVLYGACMASTEGTEFKYDHWGADGLPKMEPLWLLKYLPNMPACHIGIIIDARGPNNSITQAEASGNLVLGEAQRVIERGWADVMIAGVTGTRVHEVKSIHAKFWDQLADSPAEYSKRSRPFDKGRTGQVVGEAACSLLLEEKSHAEKRGAKIWGELLGTGASCVLKPSGEPDVRTAITNSIKAALNRAGVQPDDIGHINAHGLGDTVFDVKEFQAIQDVFGDKATEIPVTALKSYFGNSGSACGIVEASGSLVALKQGLIPATLNYEEPDPDCPLNVVRNEPLATNNKLFLKISTTTCGQASASVICGA, encoded by the coding sequence ATGAATACGGAATCACAACCACGAATTCTGATAACAGGAATGGGCATCCTCAGTCCCATTGGGGTTGGAGTAGAAGCCTTTCAGGATAGTTTGCTGTCTGGAAAATCGGGTATCAAAAAATCGGAATTGTACTCTTACTTGGCAGTGCCAGATATTGGTGTTGGCGAAGTTTCAGATTTCACTGAATCTTCTGCAAAGAAGCAATATCTTAAAAAGCAGCGAAAAAGTATCAAGGTGATGTGCCGTGAGATCCAAATGGGTGTCGCTTCCGCTAATTTAGCAATGGAAGATTCTGAATTGGATCTAAGCACGATTGATAGTGAGCGTTTTGGGATCGAATTTGGGGCAAACTTAATGTTGAGCCCACCGTCTGTACTTTACGGGGCCTGTATGGCGAGTACTGAGGGGACTGAGTTCAAATATGATCATTGGGGTGCTGACGGGCTACCTAAGATGGAGCCGCTCTGGTTATTGAAGTACCTCCCCAATATGCCAGCCTGCCACATCGGTATTATCATTGATGCTCGTGGACCTAATAATTCGATCACTCAGGCTGAAGCGTCCGGGAACCTGGTGCTTGGGGAAGCACAACGCGTCATTGAACGTGGGTGGGCTGACGTCATGATTGCAGGTGTAACAGGGACGCGTGTGCATGAAGTAAAATCGATTCATGCTAAGTTCTGGGACCAGTTAGCAGATTCGCCTGCCGAGTATTCAAAACGATCTCGACCGTTTGACAAAGGACGAACGGGTCAGGTTGTTGGCGAGGCCGCTTGTTCACTGCTGCTTGAAGAAAAATCACATGCTGAAAAGCGTGGTGCAAAAATCTGGGGTGAGCTCTTGGGAACAGGTGCCTCTTGTGTGCTTAAGCCGAGTGGAGAGCCAGATGTCAGAACAGCCATTACGAACTCGATTAAAGCTGCTTTAAATAGAGCTGGAGTTCAGCCTGATGATATTGGACACATTAATGCTCATGGTCTTGGTGACACTGTCTTTGATGTGAAGGAGTTTCAGGCGATTCAGGATGTCTTTGGTGACAAAGCAACAGAAATTCCAGTAACGGCACTTAAGAGCTATTTTGGAAATTCTGGTTCTGCTTGTGGAATCGTTGAAGCCAGTGGTTCGCTGGTAGCTTTGAAGCAGGGGCTCATTCCTGCCACACTGAATTACGAAGAACCGGATCCTGATTGTCCATTAAATGTCGTTCGAAATGAACCACTGGCAACGAATAATAAGCTGTTCTTAAAAATTAGCACAACAACATGTGGTCAAGCCAGTGCCTCAGTGATTTGCGGCGCCTGA
- a CDS encoding tetratricopeptide repeat protein, producing MSRIFPLLLICFGVPFTATAQLQNSNDPFAQQKMQADQAQRKGDFAKSIELASQVLQQKPNDDVAYYLRASARVELGRAEGNTKTIRDGVGDAREAIRFSQNKNVNYYLPYLYGMMNLAVMENKKSHAETALNVANQILARPNLTPEERANFHYQRGMIYLPLNRPQEAAKDFTETIKLSPNHIAALLALPDAYALAGNNEMALASFNQVIQKQPNSPVVYNNRAMFYQQQGKIQEAINDFSRAIQIDPKYHHAITNRGFAYLEGGKPQTAESDLTQSLSIVPNQPFVLGMRGEARLLQGKITQAIEDQKQAVKLDPSNAALRSDLGFSYFFSQNFPEALVEFNQAAQLAPQQMKVLDPWIYTAMVRSNQKAAADTKFQSILAKRPETRDSVDTLLAFLMGKISETELLKSIDPKDPQRAKAQTCEAYYFIGQKALMSGNSAAATQNFQQALNTNMKNLSAYRGAQFALKKF from the coding sequence ATGTCTCGTATATTCCCTCTGTTGTTGATTTGCTTTGGAGTTCCATTCACTGCGACTGCACAGCTACAGAATTCAAATGACCCATTTGCACAACAAAAGATGCAAGCCGATCAAGCTCAGCGAAAAGGGGATTTCGCAAAATCAATTGAATTGGCCTCACAAGTTTTACAACAAAAGCCCAATGACGATGTCGCCTACTATCTTCGGGCTAGCGCCCGAGTCGAACTAGGAAGAGCAGAGGGAAACACAAAAACCATTAGAGATGGGGTAGGCGATGCACGCGAAGCCATCCGCTTCAGCCAGAACAAAAATGTCAACTACTACCTCCCCTATCTATATGGGATGATGAACCTGGCGGTGATGGAAAACAAAAAAAGCCATGCTGAGACAGCTCTGAACGTTGCAAATCAAATCCTGGCACGCCCGAATCTGACCCCCGAAGAACGAGCTAATTTCCACTACCAGAGGGGAATGATCTATTTGCCGCTCAATCGACCTCAGGAAGCTGCAAAAGATTTTACTGAAACAATCAAACTTTCTCCAAATCATATCGCCGCCTTATTAGCACTACCTGATGCCTATGCTTTGGCAGGAAACAATGAAATGGCATTGGCCAGCTTCAACCAGGTGATTCAAAAGCAACCCAATTCTCCCGTCGTTTACAATAATCGCGCTATGTTTTATCAACAGCAAGGAAAAATCCAGGAAGCAATTAATGACTTTTCTCGAGCAATCCAAATCGACCCGAAATACCATCATGCTATCACCAACCGGGGCTTTGCATACTTGGAAGGAGGCAAACCTCAAACGGCTGAATCAGACCTGACACAATCATTGTCGATTGTCCCCAACCAACCGTTTGTTCTGGGTATGCGGGGTGAGGCCAGACTTCTGCAAGGAAAAATCACTCAAGCAATTGAGGACCAGAAACAGGCAGTAAAACTGGATCCATCGAATGCAGCATTACGCTCTGACTTAGGATTTTCTTACTTCTTCAGTCAGAATTTTCCCGAAGCACTAGTGGAGTTTAATCAGGCTGCACAACTGGCTCCACAACAAATGAAAGTATTAGACCCTTGGATTTACACTGCAATGGTACGCAGCAATCAAAAGGCAGCAGCCGATACGAAATTCCAATCGATCCTGGCCAAAAGACCGGAAACTCGAGATTCCGTTGATACGCTTCTCGCCTTTTTAATGGGTAAAATCTCTGAAACTGAGCTGCTAAAATCAATTGATCCCAAAGACCCGCAACGGGCAAAAGCCCAAACATGCGAAGCATATTACTTCATTGGGCAAAAAGCATTGATGTCGGGGAACAGTGCAGCAGCAACTCAGAATTTCCAGCAGGCTCTCAACACAAACATGAAAAACTTGTCTGCATATCGTGGTGCACAGTTTGCATTAAAGAAGTTCTAA
- the infB gene encoding translation initiation factor IF-2, whose amino-acid sequence MKIRIFALAKELGMDSKVLIDECNQAGVKLKNSALASITPEERDIVIEYLNKNKQPSDSPSADVEDQATLTPQREQTKLRTIKAMTSRSQPSRSVSQKSVSKEKNTEERSSQQEDKPSVETHETEEEPETAVVEGASSELDQPEDAQARPDSIQRMAGGRSSKEDNGEGDDQALSRDDYVPAGGAAPSSTIREMKPRGSTRSGKQQSKAKSKSALPTVAAPPAYKQPVIPKAKKKEEKAQKPEVRLTADILEQKSPLAAHLAQHTEQKKRDKDRDPQDEDSKQRRGSISLVEARKQRREQRKEGRRVFAPDGTEQQETVGRRPRRTKRKQDSSNIVHKTEAEVELPITVRSLSEAMGRPAKAIMSIMFKEFGEMVTINQIIEEETALAVALELGVDLTFKRQKGIEETVNEIIEQEDASEDLITRPPIITVLGHVDHGKTTLVDSLRNSKVVEGEAGGITQHIAAYQVEHNNHKLTFVDTPGHAAFSEMRSRGANVTDMVVLVVAADDGVMPQTAESISHVKASGVPMVVAMNKIDLPEINEQKVLTDLAAQDVLPSEWGGETEVVRVSALNGTGLDNLLETLLLTAELHELKANPNRPAVGVCLEGFRDEGRGSVAWLIVQKGTLRIGDAVVCGKSYGYIRAMYDDRDQQLEEAPPSLPVKVTGLDSVPGAGDHFAVLSDIEQARELAEERRHEGRTDTLARHSGGPRTLDDIMGSVREGEIEDLSLIIKADTPGSLEAIRSEISKFEHPEVRVKILHEGVGGVNESDVYLATASDAIIIAFHVVAEDRAKNLAVQEGVEIRRYSIIYEVVDDIRQSLEGLLRPELVQEQTGRALVLQTFSISRFGKIAGCRVLNGTINRNDRVHVIRDQKILNQYPIASLKREKDDTKEVREGMECGILLAGFNDIKEGDLLEAFRINEVKRTLDSTS is encoded by the coding sequence TTGAAGATTCGTATTTTTGCTCTTGCAAAAGAGTTGGGAATGGACAGCAAAGTGCTGATCGATGAATGTAACCAAGCTGGGGTGAAGCTGAAAAACTCCGCTTTGGCCAGCATTACGCCCGAAGAACGTGACATTGTTATTGAATATTTGAACAAGAATAAACAGCCTTCTGATAGTCCATCTGCAGATGTGGAAGACCAGGCAACTCTGACCCCTCAACGGGAACAGACAAAGTTGCGAACGATCAAGGCGATGACATCTCGTTCTCAACCTTCTCGTTCTGTATCACAAAAATCAGTCTCAAAGGAAAAAAATACAGAAGAGCGTTCGAGTCAGCAGGAAGACAAACCGAGTGTAGAGACTCATGAAACGGAGGAAGAGCCAGAAACAGCTGTAGTTGAAGGGGCGTCTTCTGAGCTTGATCAGCCTGAAGATGCCCAAGCTCGACCTGATTCTATACAACGTATGGCGGGCGGACGTTCGTCGAAAGAAGATAACGGCGAAGGGGATGATCAAGCTCTTAGCCGTGATGACTATGTTCCTGCTGGGGGAGCGGCTCCCTCTTCCACCATACGTGAAATGAAACCTCGAGGATCTACACGTTCTGGGAAACAACAATCCAAAGCAAAATCTAAATCAGCATTGCCTACAGTAGCTGCTCCTCCTGCCTACAAACAACCTGTGATTCCCAAAGCAAAGAAAAAAGAAGAGAAGGCGCAAAAACCTGAGGTTCGTTTGACTGCTGATATTCTAGAGCAGAAGAGTCCGCTGGCTGCACATCTGGCACAACATACAGAACAGAAAAAGCGAGACAAAGATCGCGATCCACAGGATGAGGATTCTAAGCAACGTCGTGGAAGTATTAGTCTGGTCGAAGCACGAAAACAGCGTCGTGAACAGCGTAAAGAAGGCCGTCGCGTCTTTGCTCCTGATGGAACGGAACAGCAGGAAACAGTGGGGCGTCGTCCCCGTCGCACAAAGCGGAAACAGGATTCTAGTAATATTGTTCACAAGACAGAAGCAGAGGTAGAATTGCCTATCACTGTCCGCAGTCTATCGGAAGCAATGGGGCGTCCTGCAAAAGCCATCATGTCAATTATGTTTAAAGAATTTGGTGAGATGGTAACCATCAACCAAATCATTGAAGAAGAGACTGCTTTAGCTGTGGCATTAGAATTAGGCGTGGATCTGACCTTCAAAAGGCAAAAAGGAATTGAGGAGACAGTCAATGAGATTATTGAGCAGGAAGATGCTTCAGAAGATCTCATTACACGCCCTCCTATTATTACGGTATTAGGACATGTTGACCATGGTAAGACAACTCTAGTTGATTCTCTTCGAAATTCCAAAGTGGTAGAAGGTGAAGCCGGTGGAATTACTCAGCATATCGCAGCGTATCAAGTCGAGCATAATAACCATAAACTGACATTTGTAGATACACCCGGGCACGCTGCTTTTAGTGAAATGCGTTCTCGTGGTGCGAACGTTACTGATATGGTTGTGCTGGTTGTTGCAGCTGATGATGGGGTGATGCCTCAAACTGCTGAAAGTATTAGCCATGTCAAAGCATCTGGCGTGCCGATGGTAGTTGCCATGAATAAGATTGATCTACCAGAAATTAACGAACAAAAAGTATTGACAGATCTTGCCGCACAAGACGTGCTTCCCTCGGAGTGGGGAGGGGAAACCGAAGTTGTTCGTGTATCAGCTTTGAATGGCACTGGTTTAGACAACTTGCTGGAAACGTTATTACTAACAGCGGAATTACATGAACTTAAGGCCAACCCAAATCGACCTGCTGTAGGCGTATGTCTGGAAGGTTTCCGAGATGAAGGTCGTGGCTCGGTTGCCTGGTTAATCGTCCAAAAAGGGACGTTACGTATTGGTGATGCTGTAGTCTGTGGAAAGTCCTATGGATATATTCGTGCCATGTACGATGACAGGGACCAACAACTGGAAGAGGCACCACCTTCATTACCTGTAAAAGTAACCGGTTTGGATAGTGTACCTGGAGCAGGTGATCATTTTGCTGTATTGTCTGATATTGAACAGGCTAGGGAACTGGCCGAAGAAAGGCGTCATGAGGGACGAACTGATACTTTGGCAAGGCACAGTGGTGGCCCACGAACACTCGATGACATTATGGGTTCTGTTCGCGAAGGAGAAATTGAAGATCTATCACTGATCATCAAGGCAGATACACCGGGATCTTTAGAGGCGATCCGTAGCGAAATTAGTAAATTCGAACATCCCGAAGTACGGGTGAAAATTTTGCATGAAGGGGTAGGAGGCGTCAACGAAAGTGATGTTTATTTGGCGACGGCATCCGATGCCATTATTATTGCATTTCATGTGGTTGCTGAAGATCGGGCGAAAAATCTAGCGGTCCAGGAAGGTGTTGAAATTCGTCGTTATAGTATTATTTACGAAGTCGTAGATGATATCAGACAATCACTCGAAGGCTTGTTACGACCTGAACTGGTGCAAGAGCAAACAGGTCGTGCATTGGTTTTGCAGACGTTTTCAATCAGTCGTTTTGGAAAAATTGCAGGCTGCCGTGTTCTCAATGGAACAATAAATCGAAATGACAGAGTGCATGTGATACGCGACCAGAAGATCCTCAATCAGTACCCCATTGCATCATTAAAGAGAGAAAAGGATGATACTAAGGAAGTTCGCGAAGGTATGGAATGTGGGATTTTGTTAGCCGGGTTTAATGATATTAAAGAGGGGGACTTGCTGGAGGCATTCCGGATTAACGAAGTGAAACGAACTCTCGATTCTACTTCTTAA
- the plsX gene encoding phosphate acyltransferase PlsX, with protein MRIALDAMGGDFAPEPNITGAIAALQADPALNVVLVGPQDQIDSQIEASGYCGDRLSVAHATQVVGMEEKPTDAMRQKPDSSISICWKMMAAREVDAVVSAGNTGAVVASGLKTRLFLKDVKRPGIAVTLPTIAGHAVLMDVGANPSARPSHLYQYAIMGEIYAREVLGVEVPKIGLINIGSEDGKGNDLYRDTYRLLSEGPLKDNFVGNVEGRGLYQGEADVLICEGFVGNVVLKVSEGMADFLMQEASKQILGSLDTERDQAKRAFMDMGKRYRYHETGGAPLLGIDGICIICHGSSDAQSISNALKGSATFKDRGINSQIAEHLAQKPVA; from the coding sequence ATGCGGATTGCACTGGATGCAATGGGGGGGGATTTCGCCCCCGAACCTAATATTACTGGCGCAATCGCAGCGTTACAGGCGGATCCTGCACTGAATGTCGTGCTTGTTGGACCGCAAGATCAAATCGATTCTCAGATCGAAGCTTCCGGCTACTGCGGAGATCGTTTGTCGGTAGCCCATGCGACTCAGGTTGTGGGCATGGAAGAAAAGCCCACCGACGCAATGCGTCAAAAACCTGACAGCTCTATTTCGATCTGTTGGAAAATGATGGCAGCTCGCGAAGTGGATGCCGTCGTCAGTGCTGGAAATACCGGGGCTGTGGTAGCTTCGGGTTTAAAAACACGGTTGTTTTTGAAGGACGTCAAACGACCCGGAATTGCAGTCACTTTGCCTACGATAGCAGGTCATGCCGTATTGATGGATGTGGGGGCGAACCCTTCAGCGCGTCCATCCCATCTCTATCAATACGCGATTATGGGCGAAATTTATGCGCGCGAAGTACTGGGAGTCGAAGTTCCTAAGATCGGGTTGATCAATATCGGCAGCGAAGATGGTAAAGGAAACGATCTTTACCGTGATACTTACCGCTTATTGAGTGAGGGACCTCTCAAGGATAATTTCGTCGGAAATGTTGAAGGTCGAGGGCTCTATCAAGGAGAGGCTGACGTTCTCATCTGTGAAGGTTTTGTGGGTAATGTTGTATTAAAGGTCAGTGAAGGAATGGCTGATTTTCTAATGCAAGAGGCTTCAAAGCAGATATTAGGTAGCCTTGATACAGAACGTGATCAGGCTAAACGGGCGTTTATGGATATGGGGAAGCGATATCGTTACCACGAAACAGGTGGGGCTCCTTTACTCGGAATTGACGGTATTTGTATTATTTGCCATGGATCCAGTGATGCTCAGTCGATTTCGAATGCTTTGAAGGGGAGTGCCACATTTAAGGATCGTGGCATCAATTCACAGATTGCCGAGCATCTGGCTCAAAAGCCTGTAGCATAA
- the rpmF gene encoding 50S ribosomal protein L32 produces MAVPKRRMSKSNSRKRRSHNSIKVSKPTYCPQCGTASPSHAICPHCGFYQGRTIVDTED; encoded by the coding sequence ATGGCAGTTCCTAAAAGGCGGATGTCGAAATCTAATTCTCGTAAGAGACGCAGTCATAATAGTATTAAGGTTTCCAAACCAACATACTGTCCACAATGTGGAACAGCGTCACCTTCACATGCCATTTGCCCTCATTGTGGTTTCTATCAAGGGCGTACCATCGTTGATACTGAGGATTAA
- the fabD gene encoding ACP S-malonyltransferase — protein MSRIAFLFPGQGAQHVGMGKTIVEKYPAAQELFNRAAEILQYDLAKLCFEGPSEELDSTVVSQPALFVTSLAALEMLRADSPDKVLACEMAAGLSLGEYTALVFAGAMTFEDGLRVVQRRGEAMQAAADANPSGMVSILLLDREKVVEICEAASSVGKIWVANYLCPGNIVLSGENSACERAAELAEQEGGRAIPLAVAGAFHTEIMKPADSQLSEALGGVGLKKPEIPVISNVDAEIHEDPDEIRELLIRQVISPVLWEDSIRKMLDNGFDEFYEIGPGKVLKGLMKRINRKITCETVNDS, from the coding sequence GTGAGCAGAATCGCTTTTTTGTTTCCCGGACAGGGTGCTCAGCATGTCGGTATGGGCAAGACGATTGTCGAAAAATATCCGGCTGCTCAGGAACTTTTTAATCGTGCCGCTGAAATTCTTCAATACGATTTAGCTAAGCTCTGTTTTGAAGGTCCCAGTGAAGAATTGGACTCAACGGTTGTTAGTCAGCCTGCTTTGTTTGTGACCAGCCTTGCGGCTTTAGAAATGCTCCGGGCTGATTCTCCCGACAAAGTCTTAGCTTGTGAAATGGCAGCGGGTCTAAGTTTGGGAGAGTATACAGCACTAGTCTTTGCTGGTGCGATGACTTTTGAAGATGGATTGCGTGTTGTACAACGACGTGGTGAAGCGATGCAGGCAGCTGCAGATGCAAATCCTTCTGGAATGGTCAGTATTCTGCTTCTCGATCGAGAAAAGGTGGTTGAAATTTGTGAAGCCGCTTCCTCTGTTGGAAAGATCTGGGTTGCTAATTACCTGTGCCCTGGAAATATTGTACTTTCTGGTGAAAACAGTGCCTGTGAACGGGCAGCCGAGTTGGCCGAACAAGAGGGAGGCCGTGCAATTCCTTTGGCAGTAGCAGGTGCATTTCATACAGAGATTATGAAACCTGCCGATAGTCAGTTATCGGAGGCGCTGGGAGGAGTCGGGCTTAAAAAGCCGGAAATTCCTGTTATTTCAAATGTGGATGCTGAAATTCATGAAGATCCAGACGAAATACGCGAATTGCTGATAAGACAAGTGATTAGCCCTGTTTTGTGGGAAGACTCAATTCGTAAGATGCTAGATAATGGTTTCGATGAGTTTTATGAAATCGGTCCCGGTAAGGTCCTCAAGGGATTGATGAAACGCATCAATCGGAAAATAACCTGCGAAACCGTGAATGATTCCTGA